A genomic region of Oncorhynchus mykiss isolate Arlee chromosome 2, USDA_OmykA_1.1, whole genome shotgun sequence contains the following coding sequences:
- the LOC110501762 gene encoding fibrous sheath-interacting protein 2: MDCDDARKGLQEAPERTFPVFFRGKLGEKLHQETPGFDLLDPNMRVIDVSYNCLHDKHLKSFFRHPERKKRLVKQGLITSNEKVLCTCKEYNRYSSYIKSVQLLWEKQCCAQQVRVVCFLDA, translated from the exons ATGGACTGCGACGACGCCCGAAAA GGGTTACAGGAAGCCCCAGAAAGGACATTCCCTGTATTCTTCAGAGGAAAACTGGGGGAGAAG CTCCATCAGGAGACCCCAGGATTTGACCTGTTGGACCCCAACATGAGAGTCATAGATGTTAGTTATAACTGCCTCCACGACAAACACCTGAAGAGTTTTTTCCGCCATCCGGAAAGGAAGAAGCGGCTGGTGAAGCAAGGCCTCATCACCTCAAATGAGAAG GTGCTGTGTACGTGTAAAGAGTACAATCGCTACAGTAGCTACATCAAGTCAGTTCAGTTGCTGTGGGAGAAGCAGTGCTGTGCCCAGCAGGTTAGAGTGGTCTGCTTTCTAGATGCATAA
- the LOC110510683 gene encoding uncharacterized protein LOC110510683: MLLKQFLVLQQQGEVPSHISLTDFRDWLIAKGRSYFKNTFQSEMEEGKNLHLAELAWDVKRRLRLKELEREVCRELRLERRIRWSVIGQPGSQMGDWRPLGMETHTPLGMDSPFRHSTSSMDTLSSQISTENLEVARLHTARPHIARPQTTRPRSARPPSERPSSDSDHSGTLSSVMTCSPHSASPSVITVRDLLLLIGHITSSVLEEVNSILIPALVDLIRLRASESTAENMLPISKDTNKDSTQGSVSCTSLLSKVNVICLTQSPDSRSSPISIDEPVTAVQTYCSSSSLSSEERAHSTSNQVSTENLHAARPCSATPQSARPQSDIQCTAADVYEPPSAVVGCTPHLASPGLICHFSHGHVIPFKQTLASFSSSNTSFPSSQGSSTRSSIVSTTLKLSATDMPPKQWSATSTSSSSGSIKIFDRMSDIPCSLAVSSISTVPRPDSSSSPVRENQFATEVSSICLSQDRNGQGGSVTPPAPLDVSLPSIIERAGGLVCSVISQSLAIVEARSSVNGEEGSPSPTTVSHSPTRVFVSHLRSSPLGEDLVDSTLADVISVLKMEGILSSSPTLEEELLDLSSSCSSSSSETLQCVSVGPLGSGSETSFKLLGGRTLSIATPTAHVTTEDLEVYSDEIIDEILIIMRTKKDDESGSDVSGASTPCNTPAPQSRSSSALRGVLPHDRRILNTTLLGIQNTLDSENLTGECSTSPQDNARVLEMIKLLQRRLEGTPSESSIHITDVASPLGFPLPVSLYAVQSCVFATDKDLKAERVKGVFESLRSQFMSYSIKPVSNIITRATTKMAASNQLSSETLQAASAKSSAVAQNLISSVLFKVAKVSCSDDLEGLGDHLRCPSTLTRVLTPLTSEKATLTPAVLKIRREMSKEVATELQSFLIKESLTGTQTPSNGHVCTSGSAPREAVWDILRKTKEEASNKSLNNIFSVNLDEWLTDSIADALYPKLHDRLESKRELQASYYSSQISCSLSPFEVESSLELQEFTDPLSESVLCLLDRTFGAQNLNTGGDVLQYVTDPTYNNLLIGSHTNDVNVVVHTIAVEELPVEGCITQSEAIHGLHKKQELPPSTSGRGNETPSPTNCLLEGVVGKLVRRMLFQGLDIPEVPMNYSRSENFKIQYELVAKLCPLMVRTIMATTIANQPPTLQEAVMSSENIHVKELCEAGIKHLKENHVSDDSETNIMVRGALSEIESCMIETSDKDSPSLHSTPEVVVDLITKLLHGYELDTEDFASPVSSPTTTLSDVAMDMVVSVLRDMSDSPDVTSALEMTKDLKTPYSRPSSARIVSALCRELEEQMGSPDALRRALSRGSGEMTTAIASAVTREVNRLGSIVPKVSIRPLSSDICLRTDQDKVMVKSRCGSAEVKASQPVYIIVHVEAVMDIIVRLRSLIVPRTQDKLASWTLVEDVTNKLSSALWVRVTNRWREANVCLKATDIFQLVLSVHRKLMQRYGTEEALQKILCHKAPKLHKDIVCLVTNGIMDAPSKLQGTKNLESTLNLKELTALFNEMMTRQSLNKKAEQSSIKIEVEQPEWSTVEQVTSGSTSFIRELILEEVLMKLVKKICRMPKRTNKRQRIQISDLVTDLIRLFDDEVAKYLIEEMESQQKSFNSKMTSKLADAIYTDLGKVKRLKRSLKIDDLFEDQEMLSIVSVIVSHKLLAILKPSVSNPYDRETSDLEDSCSNDLENAVSEGVHYTTGRKSKMSIVLTDTTIQPEMYIAVDSPPMIKLSKMRKGIRDFFWGVQKAWKRLVTCKSSGSSDG, translated from the exons atGCTTTTGAAGCAGTTCCTAGTCTTGCAGCAGCAAGGGGAGGTTCCGTCCCACATTTCACTGACGGATTTTAGAGATTGGCTCATTGCCAAGGGTAGAAGCTACTTCAAGAACAC GTTTCAGAGTGAAATGGAAGAGGGGAAGAACCTTCACTTGGCCGAACTGGCTTGGGATGTGAAACGACGCCTCAGGCTTAAGGAGCTGGAAAGAGAAGTGTGCAGGGAGCTGCGCCTGGAGCGCCGAATCCGCTGGTCGGTGATTGGACAG CCTGGTAGCCAGATGGGAGATTGGAGACCCCTGggcatggagacacacacacctctgggaATGGACTCTCCCTTCAGACACTCCACCTCCTCGATGGACACTCTTTCCAGTCAGATCTCGACTGAGAACCTCGAGGTTGCTAGGCTACATACTGCCAGACCACATATTGCCAGACCACAAACTACCAGACCACGTTCTGCCAGACCACCATCTGAAAGACCTAGCAGTGACTCTGATCACTCTGGAACCTTGTCTTCTGTGATGACCTGCTCACCACATTCAGCTAGCCCGTCAGTG ATTACTGTTAGGGACTTGCTGCTCCTGATTGGGCACATAACGAGCTCAGTATTGGAGGAGGTAAATAGCATCCTGATCCCTGCCTTGGTTGACCTTATAAGGCTGAGAGCTTCAGAAAGTACTGCAGAGAATATGCTCCCCATCAGCAAAGACACCAACAAAGATTCAACCCAGGGCTCTGTCAGCTGTACCTCCCTACTCTCCAAAGTCAATGTGATCTGTCTCACTCAAAGTCCTGACAGTAGGTCCTCCCCAATCTCCATTGATGAACCAGTCACTGCTGTCCAGACTTATTGTAGCAGCAGTTCTCTGTCCAGTGAGGAACGAGCTCACTCAACCTCCAATCAGGTCTCTACTGAGAACCTCCATGCTGCTAGGCCATGTTCTGCTACGCCACAGTCTGCCAGGCCACAGTCTGACATACAATGTACTGCCGCTGATGTCTATGAACCCCCATCTGCTGTAGTGGGCTGCACACCACATTTAGCTAGCCCAGGTTTGATATGTCATTTTAGTCATGGACATGTCATCCCCTTCAAACAGACCTTGGCCAGTTTCTCCTCCTCCAACACCAGCTTCCCTTCCAGCCAGGGCTCATCTACCAGAAGCTCCATAGTGTCTACCACTTTGAAACTCTCAGCCACTGATATGCCTCCCAAGCAGTGGTCAGCCACGagcacctcctcctcctcgggCTCCATCAAGATTTTTGACCGAATGAGTGATATTCCTTGTTCCTTGGCTGTGAGCTCTATTTCAACTGTTCCTAGACCTGACTCTAGCAGCAGCCCTGTGCGAGAGAATCAATTTGCTACTGAGGTCTCGTCGATCTGCCTCAGCCAAGATAGAAATGGCCAAGGAGGGAGTGTGACACCTCCAGCCCCTTTGGATGTTTCCCTCCCCTCCATTATTGAGCGGGCTGGTGGACTTGTATGTTCCGTCATCTCCCAGTCTTTAGCAATTGTGGAGGCGCGGTCAAGTGTGAATGGTGAGGAGGGCTCTCCATCTCCCACCACAGTCTCCCATTCTCCTACAAGGGTGTTTGTCAGCCACTTAAGGAGTAGCCCACTAGGTGAGGACCTTGTAGATTCAACACTTGCGGATGTTATCTCTGTCCTGAAAATGGAGGGAATTCTTTCCTCCTCTCCGACTTTGGAGGAGGAGCTGCTTGATCTCTCCTCCAGTTGTTCTTCGTCATCCAGCGAAACACTGCAATGTGTGTCTGTTGGCCCTCTTGGCAGTGGGTCGGAGACGTCCTTCAAACTTCTTGGGGGTCGTACTCTGAGTATCGCCACCCCAACGGCCCATGTTACCACAGAGGACTTAGAAGTCTACAGTGATGAGATCATTGACGAAATCCTTATTATAATGAGGACCAAAAAAGATGATGAAAGTGGAAGTGACGTCTCTGGTGCATCAACACCATGCAACACACCAGCACCACAGAGCCGGTCCTCTTCTGCACTGAGGGGAGTGCTTCCCCATGACAGGAGGATACTCAACACAACACTGCTTGGAATCCAGAACACACTAGACAGTGAGAACCTCACAGGAGAGTGTTCCACCTCACCACAGGACAATGCCAGAGTCCTGGAGATGATAAAGTTGCTGCAGAGGCGCCTTGAGGGGACACCCTCAGAGTCCTCCATCCATATCACAGATGTGGCTTCACCCTTGGGCTttcctctccctgtatctctctatgCTGTTCAGTCGTGTGTATTTGCCACTGACAAAGACCTGAAGGCGGAAAGAGTGAAGGGAGTCTTTGAAAGCCTGAGATCCCAGTTTATGAGCTACTCCATCAAGCCTGTGAGTAACATCATTACCAGGGCAACAACAAAGATGGCTGCCTCCAATCAGCTTAGTTCAGAGACCCTCCAGGCAGCATCAGCAAAATCATCTGCTGTGGCTCAGAACCTTATTAGTTCGGTTTTATTTAAAGTTGCCAAGGTGTCCTGCTCTGATGACTTAGAGGGTCTGGGTGATCATCTCAGATGCCCCTCAACTTTGACCAGAGTTCTGACACCTTTGACCTCGGAGAAAGCTACACTGACACCTGCTGTTCTGAAGATCAGAAGGGAGATGTCTAAGGAAGTGGCCACCGAACTCCAGAGTTTCTTGATCAAGGAATCACTTACTGGCACCCAGACACCATCCAATGGACATGTTTGCACTTCTGGTTCTGCCCCAAGGGAAGCTGTGTGGGACATCCTGAGGAAAACCAAAGAGGAGGCTTCCAACAAAAGCTTGAATAATATTTTCTCTGTTAATTTGGATGAGTGGCTCACAGACTCCATTGCAGATGCCTTATATCCAAAGCTGCATGACAGATTGGAGTCCAAGAGAGAGCTGCAGGCTTCTTATTACAGCTCCCAGATCAGCTGTAGCCTCAGCCCCTTCGAAGTTGAGAGCAGCCTAGAGCTCCAGGAGTTCACTGACCCACTTTCTGAGTCAGTATTGTGTCTCCTGGATAGGACATTTGGAGCTCAGAACTTAAATACAGGCGGGGATGTTTTACAATATGTCACAGACCCAACCTATAATAACCTTTTGATTGGATCCCACACCAACGACGTCAATGTGGTTGTGCACACGATTGCAGTGGAGGAGTTGCCTGTTGAGGGTTGTATTACGCAAAGTGAGGCCATTCATGGCCTTCACAAGAAGCAAGAGTTACCTCCCAGCACCAGTGGCAGAGGGAATGAGACGCCGAGCCCTACTAATTGCCTACTGGAGGGTGTAGTGGGGAAACTGGTACGGCGGATGCTATTTCAGGGCCTTGACATCCCTGAGGTACCCATGAACTACAGCCGCTCTGAGAACTTTAAGATCCAGTATGAACTGGTGGCAAAGCTTTGTCCTCTGATGGTAAGGACAATCATGGCTACAACCATAGCCAATCAACCACCTACTCTTCAAGAAGCAGTGATGTCTTCCGAGAACATCCATGTGAAAGAGCTGTGTGAGGCAGGTATCAAACACCTCAAAGAGAACCATGTATCCGATGACTCTGAGACAAACATCATGGTCAGAGGGGCTTTGAGTGAAATTGAATCCTGTATGATTGAGACCTCCGACAAGGACTCTCCCAGTCTACATTCCACACCAGAGGTGGTTGTAGACCTGATCACCAAGCTGCTTCATGGGTATGAGCTTGACACAGAAGACTTTGCATCACCTGTGTCATCCCCAACCACCACTCTCTCTGATGTGGCAATGGACATGGTGGTTTCTGTCCTTCGGGACATGTCTGATTCCCCAGACGTTACCTCAGCATTGGAAATGACCAAGGATCTCAAGACGCCGTACTCCCGCCCCTCAAGTGCAAGGATTGTAAGTGCCCTCTGCAGAGAGCTGGAGGAGCAAATGGGCTCTCCTGATGCTCTGAGGCGAGCTTTGAGCCGTGGCAGCGGGGAGATGACAACAGCCATTGCGAGTGCAGTCACCAGGGAAGTCAACCGTCTGGGTTCAATCGTACCCAAAGTCTCTATCAGGCCGCTCTCCTCAGACATCTGCCtaaggacagaccaggacaaggtCATGGTTAAGAGCCGATGTGGCTCGGCTGAGGTGAAGGCATCCCAACCGGTGTATATTATTGTTCATGTAGAGGCGGTGATGGATATCATTGTCCGGCTGCGGTCTCTGATTGTTCCTCGGACCCAGGATAAACTGGCCAGCTGGACCCTAGTTGAGGATGTGACCAACAAGCTGTCCAGTGCTCTGTGGGTGAGGGTGACTAACAGGTGGAGGGAAGCAAATGTCTGCCTGAAGGCAACAGACATCTTTCAGTTGGTGCTGTCTGTGCATAGAAAGTTGATGCAACGCTATGGCACAGAGGAAGCCCTACAGAAGATACTGTGCCACAAGGCACCCAAGCTGCACAAGGACATTGTCTGTCTTGTCACGAACGGAATTATGGATGCACCATCCAAACTTCAAGGCACCAAAAATCTGGAATCTACACTCAACTTGAAAGAATTGACAGCCTTGTTTAATGAAATGATGACCCGTCAATCTTTGAATAAGAAAGCTGAGCAGAGCAGCATCAAGATTGAGGTTGAACAGCCGGAGTGGTCCACTGTGGAACAAGTGACATCCGGTTCCACCAGCTTCATTAGGGAGCTTATATTAGAAGAAGTCCTGATGAAGCTTGTCAAGAAGATATGCCGTATGCCAAAAAGGACCAACAAGCGTCAGCGCATCCAGATCAGTGATCTGGTGACTGATCTGATCCGATTGTTCGACGATGAGGTGGCCAAATATCTGATTGAGGAAATGGAAAGCCAGCAAAAAAGTTTCAATTCTAAGATGACATCGAAGCTGGCAGATGCCATCTACACTGACCTTGGGAAGGTCAAGCGTTTGAAACGCTCCTTGAAAATTGACGATTTATTTGAGGATCAGGAGATGCtttccattgtctctgtcattGTTTCCCACAAGCTACTGGCCATCTTGAAACCCTCAGTTTCCAACCCATATGACCGTGAGACCTCAGACCTTGAAGACTCATGCAGTAATGATTTGGAGAATGCTGTATCTGAGGGGGTGCATTATACAACTGGCAGAAAG TCCAAAATGAGCATCGTCCTTACAGACACTACAATCCAGCCAGAGATGTACATTGCTGTGGATTCTCCACCTATGA TTAAATTATCCAAGATGAGGAAAGGCATCCGGGACTTCTTCTGGGGAGTCCAGAAGGCCTGGAAACGCTTGGTCACCTGCAAGTCCTCTGGGTCCTCTGATGGGTAG